Proteins encoded in a region of the Candidatus Nitrosomarinus catalina genome:
- a CDS encoding cupredoxin domain-containing protein yields MIKKIISLAILLGISATVIGLSLSGLNSEEITPEEIISEETSLETEEMMKADVVIPTKVSRPGCDIEDICYIPSKIIVEKGGSVTWLNEDSAFHTVTSGFYGEPTELFDSGYLDPYQYYTLSFDEIGTFDYFCELHPWMFAQVIVE; encoded by the coding sequence ATGATAAAAAAAATAATCTCTTTGGCAATATTATTGGGAATATCTGCAACTGTTATTGGTTTGTCATTATCTGGATTAAATTCTGAAGAAATTACTCCTGAAGAAATTATTTCTGAAGAGACTAGTTTAGAAACTGAAGAAATGATGAAAGCAGATGTTGTAATACCAACAAAGGTTTCACGTCCTGGATGTGATATCGAAGATATTTGTTACATCCCATCGAAAATTATTGTAGAAAAAGGAGGTTCTGTAACATGGTTGAATGAAGATTCTGCTTTTCATACTGTGACATCTGGATTTTATGGGGAGCCTACTGAACTTTTTGATAGCGGTTATTTGGATCCCTATCAGTATTACACATTATCTTTTGATGAAATTGGTACATTCGATTACTTTTGCGAATTACATCCTTGGATGTTTGCTCAGGTAATTGTAGAATAA
- a CDS encoding histone family protein, translated as MKSSELGLSAMYRILKKSGAERVSDESADELRRIIEDIAEDIAKNAVDMASHAGRKTIKAEDVKLASKSFSK; from the coding sequence ATGAAATCTTCAGAATTGGGATTATCAGCAATGTATAGAATATTAAAAAAATCTGGTGCTGAAAGAGTTAGTGATGAATCAGCAGATGAATTAAGACGAATCATAGAAGATATTGCTGAAGATATTGCAAAAAATGCTGTTGATATGGCATCACATGCAGGTAGAAAAACAATCAAAGCTGAAGATGTAAAATTAGCTTCAAAATCATTTAGTAAATAA